From Diceros bicornis minor isolate mBicDic1 chromosome 17, mDicBic1.mat.cur, whole genome shotgun sequence, the proteins below share one genomic window:
- the AVPR1A gene encoding vasopressin V1a receptor yields the protein MDSMRFSGGPGAGSAGNFSRWWPLAAGGANASREAEALGEGGGPEGDVRNEELAKVEIAVLAVTFVAAVLGNSCVLLALHRTPRKASRMHLFIRHLSLADLAVAFFQVLPQLCWDITYRFRGPDGLCRVVKHLQVFGMFASAYMLVVMTADRYIAVCHPLKTLQQPTRRSRLMIAAAWALSFVLSTPQYFIFSMVEVNNVTRAYDCWATFIQPWGPRAYVTWMTGSIFVAPVVVLGTCYGFICHHIWRNVRGKTASRRDKGAAGAGGAFHNGLLLAPCVSSVETISRAKIRTVKMTFVIVTAYIVCWMPFFIIQMWSVWDKKFNWVESENPAITITALLASLNSCCNPWIYMIFSGHLLQDCVQSFPCCQNMKQTFNKESDSMSRRQTCSNNRSPTNSTGTWKDSPRSSKSVKFIPVST from the exons ATGGACAGCATGCGTTTCTCCGGAGGCCCCGGCGCGGGCTCCGCGGGCAACTTCAGCCGGTGGTGGCCTCTGGCCGCCGGAGGTGCCAACGCCAGCCGGGAAGCGGAGGCGCTCGGGGAAGGCGGCGGCCCGGAGGGGGACGTGCGGAACGAGGAGCTGGCCAAGGTGGAGATCGCCGTGCTGGCCGTGACTTTCGTGGCGGCCGTGCTGGGTAACAGCTGCGTGCTGCTGGCGCTGCACCGCACGCCTCGCAAGGCGTCCCGCATGCACCTCTTCATCCGCCACCTCAGCCTGGCCGACCTGGCCGTCGCCTTCTTTCAGGTGCTGCCGCAGCTGTGCTGGGACATCACCTACCGTTTCCGCGGCCCCGACGGGCTGTGCCGCGTGGTGAAGCACCTGCAGGTGTTCGGCATGTTCGCCTCGGCTTACATGCTGGTGGTCATGACCGCCGACCGCTACATCGCCGTGTGCCACCCGCTCAAGACGCTGCAGCAGCCGACGCGCCGCTCGCGCCTCATGATCGCCGCCGCCTGGGCGCTGAGCTTCGTGCTGAGCACGCCGCAGTACTTCATCTTCTCCATGGTCGAGGTGAACAACGTCACTCGGGCCTACGACTGCTGGGCCACCTTCATCCAGCCCTGGGGGCCCCGCGCCTACGTGACCTGGATGACCGGCAGCATCTTCGTGGCGCCCGTGGTCGTCCTGGGCACCTGCTACGGCTTCATCTGCCACCACATCTGGCGCAACGTCCGCGGAAAGACGGCGTCGCGCCGGGACAAGGGCGCCGCGGGCGCGGGCGGCGCTTTCCACAACGGGCTCCTGCTCGCGCCCTGTGTCAGCAGCGTGGAGACCATCTCCCGCGCCAAGATCCGGACCGTGAAGATGACTTTCGTGATCGTGACGGCTTACATCGTTTGCTGGATGCCCTTCTTCATCATCCAGATGTGGTCTGTCTGGGATAAGAAGTTCAACTGGGTCG AGTCGGAAAACCCCGCCATCACCATCACTGCGTTACTGGCTTCCTTGAATAGTTGCTGCAATCCCTGGATATACATGATTTTTAGTGGTCATCTCCTGCAAGACTGTGTCCAAAGCTTCCCCTGCTGCCAAAACATGAAGCAAACATTCAACAAAGAATCGGACAGTATGAGCAGAAGACAGACTTGCTCTAACAACCGAAGCCCGACAAACAGTACAGGTACATGGAAGGACTCGCCTAGATCTTCCAAGTCCGTCAAATTCATTCCTGTTTCAACCTGA